Proteins found in one Quercus robur chromosome 2, dhQueRobu3.1, whole genome shotgun sequence genomic segment:
- the LOC126704006 gene encoding uncharacterized protein LOC126704006 codes for MPRTAVKGQVLADLVAEFFEPSPEEGGGVPSTDEKLVGTVSQQKPTCWKAYVDGAANQRGSRVGLALISLEGITIEKSLRLGFLAMNNEAEYKALLEGKSMVEKLGEKSINMFSDSRLVVGQVNGELEARDERMQEYLVQAKRLRARFNFFSLIHVSKSGNTHADSLATLATSSVQCLPRVILVEDLHRPSVVKAGMMHVHNVRAGPSRMDPLILFLKKDILSEEKSEADKIRRKASRFWLSEDLKLYKRSFSGPYLLCVHPDATELILEELHEGICRSHTGGWSMSHKAITQVGNKRFLLVGTDYFTKWVEAEPLANIRDVDAKKFIWKNIVTRFGVPHTLILDNGLQFDSKAFKRYCSELGIANKYSTPAYPQGNGQAEAVNKVIVNGLKKRLDDAKGRWVEELPHVLWTYRTTPRRSTGETPFLMTYGAEAVIPLETNFPTLKTSNSVLMLTTGCWKKA; via the exons ATGCCCCGCACTGCTGTGAAGGGCCAAGTCCTCGCAGATCTGGTAGCTGAGTTTTTCGAACCCTCACCAGAAGAAGGGGGAGGGGTACCGAGCACAGACGAAAAACTGGTTGGCACAGTCTCTCAGCAAAAGCCCACTTGTTGGAAAGCATACGTTGACGGCGCGGCCAATCAAAGGGGCTCTAGGGTGGGGCTCGCCCTAATTTCCCTCGAGGGGATTACCATCGAAAAATCGCTAAGACTGGGCTTCTTGGCCATGAATAACGAGGCAGAATATAAGGCCCTGTTGGAAGGAAAGTCTATGGTCGAGAAACTGGGTGAGAAATCCATAAAcatgttctcggactcaagacttgTTGTAGGACAAGTAAATGGGGAATTGGAGGCaagggatgaaagaatgcaagagtacctaGTCCAAGCTAAGCGCTTGCGGGCGCGTTTTAACTTTTTCAGCCTAATACATGTATCCAAGAGCGGAAAcacccatgctgattctctTGCCACGCTAGCCACCTCCTCGGTGCAATGCCTACCTCGAGTTATACTCGTGGAAGATCTACACAGGCCCTCGGTGGTAAAAGCCGGGATGATGCATGTTCACAACGTCAGGGCAGGGCCTAGCCGGATGGATCCTTTAATACTGTTTTTAAAGAAGGATATCTTATCCGAAGAGAAGAGCGAGGCCgacaagattagaagaaaggCTTCTCGATTCTGGCTGTCCGAGGACTTGAAACTGTATAAGCGCTCATTTTCAGGACCGTACTTGCTATGCGTACACCCAGATGCCACAGAACTTATCTTAGAGGAAttgcatgaaggaatttgtagGAGCCATACCGGGGGTTGGTCCATGTCCCATAAGGCCATAACCCAAG TGGGGAACAAAAGGTTCCTTCTCGTCGGCactgattatttcacaaaatgggtcgaAGCCGAGCCACTGGCAAACATTAGAGACGTAGATgctaagaaatttatttggaaGAACATCGTCACCAGGTTCGGAGTCCCTCACACCCTAATCTTGGACAACGGTCTCCAGTTCGATAGTAAGGCTTTCAAAAGGTATTGCAGCGAATTGGGAATTGCAAATAAATACTCCACACCGGCTTACCCACAGGGGAATGGGCAGGCTGAAGCTGTCAACAAAGTCATAGTAAATGGGTTGAAGAAAAGGTTAGATGACGCGAaagggagatgggtagaagaattgCCCCATGTCCTGTGGACATATCGCACCACGCCACGCAGATCCACAGGGGAGACCCCATTTTTGATGACCTATGGAGCTGAGGCTGTCATCCCTCTAGAAACAAACTTTCCAACGCTAAAGACCAGCAATTCTGTCCTAATGTTAACAACAGGCTGCTGGAAAAAAGCTTAG
- the LOC126704014 gene encoding uncharacterized protein LOC126704014, with translation MEGSGLRQTGHAYSQRQDNFLNLERERDQDKRREGSINTSHTSRSRLKGKGHASQKRDNNRALQQEIDDLKKKLRRAQRRRPSPSSDTSDEEDNEYKQRSRTPSSKTFSYEEEQPHKRGHKSPSYKGLANDAMSKALDRISQSPFTRRIEGAELSRRFHQPTFAIYNGRTDPVEHPHDDALVVILGIGGYDVRRVLVNQGSAMEVMYPDLYKGLKLRPEDLTAYDSLLVSFEEKTVTSKGQIRLPIQTGSDIVEVDFIVLDAYSPYTAIVARPWLHALGVVSLTLHQKVKYPSEGQVKEVIGDQAMAQQCMVSAISRRPSTEPSTSAENGL, from the exons ATGGAGGGATCAGGTCTGCGCCAAACGGGACACGCATACTCCCAACGGCAGGACAACTTTCTGAACCTCGAACGGGAAAGAGATCAAGACAAGCGACGAGAAGGTAGCATAAATACCTCCCACACGAGCAGAAGTCGCTTGAAAGGAAAAGGTCATGCATCCCAAAAGCGAGACAATAATAGGGCTCTACAACAAGAAATCGACGACTTGAAGAAGAAGTTGCGCCGAGCGCAGCGAAGGCGTCCTTCCCCCAGTTCGGACACCAGCGATGAGGAGGACAATGAGTACAAGCAAAGGTCGAGAACCCCGTCAAGTAAAACcttctcctatgaggaagagcaaCCTCACAAACGCGGCCACAAAAGTCCGTCTTATAAGGGCCTAGCAAACGACGCCATGAGTAAGGCCTTGGATCGCATCTCTCAGTCACCCTTCACGCGCAGGATAGAAGGGGCTGAGCTTTCTCGGCGGTTTCACCAACCCACTTTCGCCATATATAATGGTCGGACGGACCCCGTAGAGCAC CCTCACGACGATGCTCTAGTCGTCATACTTGGGATTGGGGGATATGACGTAAGGAGGGTGCTAGTCAATCAGGGCAGTGCCATGgaggtaatgtaccctgacttgtataaggggctgaagTTGCGACCAGAAGACCTGACAGCATATGACTCCCTTTTGGTGAGTTTCGAAGAAAAAACTGTTACTTCGAAAGGCCAGATTAGGCTGCCTATACAAACAGGCTCGGACatagtggaggtggacttcatagtGTTGGACGCATATTCGCCCTACACCGCCATTGTAGCCAGACCGTGGCTTCATGCCCTAGGAGTTGTATCATTAACCCTACATCAAAAGGTGAAGTACCCGTCGGAGGGTCAGGTCAAAGAAGTGATAGGGGACCAAGCCATGGCCCAGCAATGCATGGTGTCCGCCATCTCGCGACGACCGAGTACTGAGCCCTCTACCTCTGCCGAGAATGGCTTATAG
- the LOC126715254 gene encoding aldehyde dehydrogenase family 2 member C4-like: protein MGSHANDSLDSSDKIPTIKFTKLFINGEFVDSISGKTFETIDPRTGEVIARIAEGDKEDVDLAVNAARHAFDDGPWPRLPGSERAKRMMKFADLIDQNVEELAALDTLDAGKLFSMGKAVDIPSSADTLRYYAGAADKIHGDVLKMSREFHAYTLHEPIGVVGHIIPWNFPTTLFFLKVSPALAAGCTMIVKPAEQTPLSALYYAHLAKLAGIPDGVLNVVTGFGPTAGAAICSHMDIDAVSFTGSTEVGRIVMKAAAESNLKVVSLELGGKSPLIIFDDADVDMAAQLALIGILYNKGEICVASSRVYVQEGIYDKLVKKLVEKAKAWVVGDPFDPKVQQGPQVDKEQFEKILTYIEHGKREGATLLTGGKPLALGGKGYYVEPTIFAEVKEDMLIAKDEIFGPVLALAKFKTIDEAIKRANNTRYGLAAGIVTKDLNVANTVSRSLRAGTIWINCYFAFGNDCPFGGYKMSGFGRDSGLEALHKYLQVKSVVTPLYNSPWL, encoded by the exons ATGGGAAGTCATGCTAATGACAGCTTGGATTCTTCTGACAAGATCCCGACCATTAAGTTCACCAAGCTCTTCATCAATGGAGAATTTGTTGATTCCATTTCAG gtAAAACATTCGAGACGATAGATCCAAGAACAGGGGAGGTAATAGCGAGGATTGCAGAAGGAGATAAGGAAGATGTTGATTTGGCTGTAAATGCTGCACGTCATGCTTTCGATGATGGTCCCTGGCCTCGCTTGCCCGGCTCC GAGAGAGCAAAGAGAATGATGAAATTTGCGGACTTGATTGACCAAAATGTGGAAGAATTAGCTGCCTTGGATACCCTTGACGCTGGCAAATTGTTCAGTATGGGCAAGGCTGTGGACATTCCTTCTTCAGCAGATACTCTCCGCTACTATGCAGGTGCAGCAGATAAAATTCATGGAGATGTACTTAAAATGTCACGTGAATTTCATGCATACACATTGCACGAGCCAATTGGTGTGGTTGGACACATTATACCCTGGAACTTTCCCACCACCTTGTTCTTCTTGAAGGTTAGCCCTGCTTTAGCTGCTGGGTGCACCATGATCGTTAAGCCCGCTGAGCAAACTCCTCTCTCGGCTCTTTATTATGCTCATCTTGCTAAGCTT gctgGTATTCCGGATGGGGTGCTCAATGTGGTGACAGGATTTGGACCAACGGCTGGTGCTGCCATTTGCTCTCATATGGACATTGATGCG gtgaGTTTCACTGGCTCCACAGAAGTAGGCCGTATAGTTATGAAGGCCGCAGCAGAAAGCAATTTGAAAGTGGTTTCACTTGAATTAGGAGGCAAGTCACCCCTCATAATTTTTGATGATGCTGATGTTGATATGGCTGCTCAGCTTGCTCTCATCGGCATCTTATATAATAAG ggagAAATATGTGTGGCAAGTTCTCGTGTCTATGTTCAAGAAGGGATATATGACAAACTTGTGAAGAAATTAGTGGAAAAGGCAAAAGCATGGGTAGTTGGGGATCCTTTTGATCCTAAAGTTCAACAAGGACCCCAG GTCGATAAGGAGCAGTTTGAAAAAATTCTGACCTACATTGAGCATGGCAAGAGAGAAGGGGCCACCCTATTAACCGGTGGCAAGCCCCTGGCCTTGGGTGGGAAGGGATACTACGTTGAACCCACAATTTTCGCCGAAGTGAag GAAGATATGCTTATAGCAAAGGATGAAATATTTGGACCTGTTCTGGCACTCGCAAAGTTCAA AACAATTGATGAGGCGATTAAGAGGGCCAACAATACTAGATATGGACTAGCAGCAGGCATCGTTACAAAGGACTTGAATGTGGCTAACACTGTCTCAAGATCACTCCGTGCCGGCACCATTTGGATCAATTGCTATTTTGCTTTCGGCAATGACTGCCCTTTTGGTGGGTATAAGATGAGTGGGTTTGGAAGAGATTCTGGACTAGAAGCCCTTCACAAGTATCTTCAAGTCAAGTCGGTTGTCACTCCCCTTTATAATTCTCCTTGGCTTTGA
- the LOC126715256 gene encoding multiprotein-bridging factor 1c, which translates to MPSRYPGALTQDWEPVVLHKNRTKVQDRDRKAVNQALRTGAAVQTVKKAEAGSNKKAAPVMNAKKLDEAAEPAALDRVSTEVKQLIQKARLEKKMSQAELAKQINERPQVVQEYENGKAVPNQAVLAKMERVLGVKLRGKIGK; encoded by the coding sequence ATGCCGAGCCGATATCCAGGAGCTCTGACCCAAGACTGGGAGCCAGTGGTGCTTCACAAGAACAGGACCAAGGTTCAAGATCGCGACAGGAAGGCGGTGAACCAGGCGTTGCGGACCGGGGCTGCGGTGCAGACCGTGAAGAAGGCGGAAGCCGGTTCGAACAAGAAGGCGGCTCCGGTTATGAACGCGAAGAAGCTTGACGAGGCGGCTGAGCCGGCGGCGCTGGACCGGGTGTCGACGGAGGTGAAGCAGTTGATACAGAAGGCGCGGCTGGAGAAGAAGATGAGCCAGGCTGAGCTGGCCAAGCAGATCAACGAGCGGCCTCAGGTGGTACAGGAGTATGAGAATGGGAAGGCTGTGCCGAACCAGGCTGTGTTGGCGAAGATGGAGAGGGTTCTTGGTGTGAAGCTGAGGGGAAAGATTGGAAAGTGA